TCTTCAACGGGCTGCTCACGGCCGAGTCGAGCCAGGCCGCCTACCGGGCGATCGGCGTGCCGCTGTACTCGTCGGCCGTGTTCGCGATGGCGCCGCGGATCGCGAGCGCGTTCCACGCCGCGTACCGCGCCGACGACCTCGAGCGGCAGCGCTTCCTGCTCGACGAGTTCTTCACGCCGCTCGTGCGGCTGCGCGACGAGACGCCGGGATTCGCGGTGTCGCTCATCAAGGCGGGGCTGCGCCTGGGCGGCGTGCCGGTGGGATCCGTGCGGGCACCGCTCGTGGATCCGTCGCCGCGGCAGCTGGCCGAGCTCGAGCGGATCCTCGCCCACGGGGAGGACGTGGTCGCCTGAGCCCTCAGGTCGCGTCGGCCAGCTGCGCCCGCAGCGCCTCGGCCGTCGTCACCGGGAGGCGGCAGACGAAGTCGGCGCACAGGTAGGCGGTGGCGGTGGACCCCGCGGCGCGGTCCGCGAGCAGCTCGAAGCCCGCGTCGGCCCACGCCCGCGCCGCCGTCTCCGTGACGACGAGCGACACGTCGGGCGGGTGGATGCGGCCGCGCGCCAGGTCCGCGAGCGGGTCGCCCGCCGCGTCGGCGCCGTCCGGCACGACCACGACGAGCTGGCGGCCGGCCGCCTCGATCGCGACCGCCTGCTCGAGCGCCCCGCCGAACGCGATCGGCCGGCTCGCCCCTCCCGCGGCGACCGTCGCGAGCGCGGCGCGGGCCGCCCGCTCGTAGCGCGGATCCGCCGTGAGCCGCCCGAACACGCGCGCGGCCGACGCCGCCGCGGTGAGGCCCGATGGGTACGCGCCCTCGGAAGGGTCGGACGCGAGGTCGAGGCCGAAGCCCGCGAGCACCGGATCCGCGCCCGTCGGGACGCGGAAGCCCGCGGCGCCCGGCTGCGGGTCGCCGTCCGCCGCGGCGATCAGCGCGTCGACGATCGCCCGCGCCCGCATCGCGTACGCGACCTCGCCCGTCGCGAGCGCCAGCGCGAGGAGCCCGTCGGCGAGCATCCCGTGGTCCTCGAGCGTCGCGACCGCGGGCGAGACGCGGCCGTCGATCGAGGCGCGCACGAGGGATCCGTCCGACCGCACGTGCTCCTGGAGCAGCATGTCGGCGGCGGCGCGGGCTGCCTCGATCCATTCTCCCTGTCCGAACGCGCGGCCCGCCCGGGCGAGCGCGCCGATCGCGAGCCCGTTCCAGCCGGTGAGCACCTTGCCGTCGACCGCGGGCGGTTCCTCCGCCGCGCGACCGGCCGCATCCAGCGCGTAGTACCCGCCCTCGACGCGGCGCCCGCCGACCGTGCTCTCCGAGTCCTGCGCCGACGCGAACCCTCCCGACGCCCGCCTCAGGGTCCCCGTGAGGAACGCGACGATCCCCGCCGCGACCTCCTCGTCCCCGGCGCGCGCGTAGGCGTCGAGGAGCAGGGCGTTGTCGTAGAGCATCCGCTCGTAGTGCGGCTCGGACCAGTCGCGGCGCGTGGAGTAGCGGAAGAAGCCGCCCTCCACCGGGTCGCGCAGGTCGGACCCGGCCATCGCGTCGAGCGTGCGGCGCACCAGCGCGCCGGTCGACGTCGCGCGCTCGGGCGCGAGCGCCCCCGAGGTCGCGAGCGTGTCGAGCAGCAGCACGACGGGCGCGACGGGGAACTTGGGCGCGGATCCGAACCCGCCGTGCTCCGCGTCCTCGAACGAGGCGAGCTCGGCGGCGACCCGGTCGAGCGCGGCGGCGTCGGGGAGCGGCGACGCGACGGATCCGCGCTCGGAGGCCTCCCGGATCGCGGCGCTCAGCTGCCCCGCACCCTGCTCGACCTGGTCGCGCCGGGTGGTCCAGGCGTCGGCGACGGCGTCGAGCACCTGGCGGAACGACGGGTGCCCGGCGCGCGGCTCGGGCGGCGAGTAGGTGCCCGCGTGGAAGGTGCGGCCCTCGGGCGTCGTGAAGACGTTGAGCGGCCAGCCGAGCTGATCCGTGAAGGCGCCGGCCGCGGTGATGAGGGCCGCATCGACCTCCGGGTGCTCCTCGCGGTCGACCTTGATCGCGACGAACCCCTCGTTCAGACGCGAGGCGAGCGCCGGATCCGAGAACGTCTCGCGCGCCATGACGTGGCACCAGTGGCAGGTCGAGTAGCCGACCGAGACGAGCACGGGCACGTCGCGGCGGCGGGCCTCCGCGAACGCCTCCTCGCCCCACGGCCGCCAGTCGACCGGGTTGTCCGCGTGGCTCAGGAGGTACGGGCTGACGGCGTCGGCGAGGCGGTTGGGCATGCGTCCACGCTACGCGCGGGGCGCGGCGCCGACCCCGGCGTCAGATCCAGTCGCGCTTGCGGAAGATGCCGTAGAGCACGCCGCTCACGCCGAGCATCAGCACGAGGGAGAAGGGGTAGCCCCAGTCCCAGTGCAGCTCCGGCATGATGTCGAAGTTCATGCCGTAGACGCTCGAGACGAGCGTGGGCGCGAAGAGGATGGCCGCCCAGCCGGAGATCTTGCGGGTCTCCACGCTCTGCCGGTTGCTCGACTCGCTGAGCTCGCGCATCTCCTCGTTCTGGCGCTGCCCGACGAGCGTCGAGTTCACGGTGAGGATGTCGCGCAGCAGCACGCGGAACTCCTCCACGCGCTCGTTCACGACGATGACGTGGTCGGCCACGTCGCGGAGCGCCTGCTGCAGGTCCTCGCTGACCTCGTACTTGCCGGATCCCGCCTGCAGCTGCTGCAGCATGCCGCCGAGCGGGCGCACCGCGCGCTGGAAGTCGATGACCTCGCGGGAGAGCTCGTAGATGCGGCGGGACACGGCGGGATCCCCGTCGAACACCTGGTCCTCGATCTCGTCGATGTCGTTGGCGAGGCCCGTGACGACGGGCGCGTACCCGTCGACGACGGCGTCGAGGATCGCGTAGAGCACCGACTGGGGGCCGTGCGAGAGCAGCTCGGGCCGCTCCTGCATGCGCGTGCGGATGGCGGAGAGGTCGGGCGACTCGGCGTGCCGGACGGTGATCACGAAGTTGCGGCCGAGGAACACGTGCAGCTCGCCGAACTCCACCTCCTCGCGGTCGTCCA
This genomic interval from Clavibacter michiganensis contains the following:
- a CDS encoding magnesium and cobalt transport protein CorA, with the translated sequence MSVMSQHRIRTRLKSVVSRGVAPLGGHAGGASRARAEREDPAERSGARRPSLVDNGVYVDGCRVASPATLADTFRELDERPEAMAWIGLYRPTVEELQALAEEFDLHELAVEDAVQAHQRPKTERYSSTLFTVLRAARYVDDREEVEFGELHVFLGRNFVITVRHAESPDLSAIRTRMQERPELLSHGPQSVLYAILDAVVDGYAPVVTGLANDIDEIEDQVFDGDPAVSRRIYELSREVIDFQRAVRPLGGMLQQLQAGSGKYEVSEDLQQALRDVADHVIVVNERVEEFRVLLRDILTVNSTLVGQRQNEEMRELSESSNRQSVETRKISGWAAILFAPTLVSSVYGMNFDIMPELHWDWGYPFSLVLMLGVSGVLYGIFRKRDWI
- a CDS encoding thioredoxin domain-containing protein produces the protein MPNRLADAVSPYLLSHADNPVDWRPWGEEAFAEARRRDVPVLVSVGYSTCHWCHVMARETFSDPALASRLNEGFVAIKVDREEHPEVDAALITAAGAFTDQLGWPLNVFTTPEGRTFHAGTYSPPEPRAGHPSFRQVLDAVADAWTTRRDQVEQGAGQLSAAIREASERGSVASPLPDAAALDRVAAELASFEDAEHGGFGSAPKFPVAPVVLLLDTLATSGALAPERATSTGALVRRTLDAMAGSDLRDPVEGGFFRYSTRRDWSEPHYERMLYDNALLLDAYARAGDEEVAAGIVAFLTGTLRRASGGFASAQDSESTVGGRRVEGGYYALDAAGRAAEEPPAVDGKVLTGWNGLAIGALARAGRAFGQGEWIEAARAAADMLLQEHVRSDGSLVRASIDGRVSPAVATLEDHGMLADGLLALALATGEVAYAMRARAIVDALIAAADGDPQPGAAGFRVPTGADPVLAGFGLDLASDPSEGAYPSGLTAAASAARVFGRLTADPRYERAARAALATVAAGGASRPIAFGGALEQAVAIEAAGRQLVVVVPDGADAAGDPLADLARGRIHPPDVSLVVTETAARAWADAGFELLADRAAGSTATAYLCADFVCRLPVTTAEALRAQLADAT